The nucleotide sequence ttcctcacacagctccacacacagctccacacacagctccacacacagctccactcaTAGCTCCACAcatagctccacacacagctccacacacagctccacacacagctccacaaacagctccacacacagaTCCACAGCTCCACAAACAGCTCCAcaaacagctccacacacagctccacaaacAGCTTCACAcatagctccacacacagctccacacacagctccacacacagctccacaaacagctccacacacagttccacagctccacaaacagctccacacacagctccacacacagctccacagctccacacacagctccacacccaGCTcctcagttccacacacagctccacagttccccacacagctccacacacagctccacagttccacacacagctccacggctccacacacagctccacagctccacacacagctccacagttccacacacagctccacagttacacacagctccacacacagctccaaagCTTCACAGACAGCtcaacacacagctccacagttccacacacagctccacagctccacacatagctccacacacagttccacagctccacacacagctacacacacagttccacagctTCACacccagctccacacacagctccacagttccacacacagctcaacacacagctccacagttccacacatagttccacacacagctccacagctccacacacagctccacacccaGCTcctcagttccacacacagctccacagttccccacacagctccacacacagctccacagttccacacatagctccacacacagctccacagctccacacacagctccacacccaGCTCCTCAGTTCCACACACAACTCCACAGTTccccacacagctccacacacagctccacagttccacacacagctccacggctccacacacagctccacagctccacacacagctccacagttccacacacagctccacagttacacacagctccacacacagctccacagctccacacatagctccacacacagttccacagctccacacacagctccacagctccacacacagttccacaTTTCCAAatacagctccacagctccacacacagctccacacacagctccacaaacagtttcacagctccacacacagttccacacacagctccactaacagttccacagttccacacacagctctacagctccacacacagctccacacacagctccacagcttcacacacagctccacagttccacacacagctccccagttccacacagctacacacacagctccacacacagctccacagttccacacacagctccacagttccacacacagctccacagttccccacacagctccacagctccacacacagctccacagttccacacacagctccacagctccacacacagctccacacacagctccacacacagctccacacccaGCTCCTAAGTTCCACACATAGCTCCACAGTTccccacacagctccacagctccacacacagctccacagttcaaCACACAGCTCCacggctccacacacagctccacacacagctcctcagttccacacacagctccacagttccccacacagctccacagctccacacacagctccacaaacagttccacagcaccactaacagctCCTCTCAGCCAAACTCTGAGACCTGTCACATGCATACTGTTTACCATTcatcacccaccctctctctacctctcactatCTCCCTACACAGACCATTGCTTACCAATCCACTACCCtgcctcacacacatacacacagacacatgcatgtcagcaaaaacacacgcctgcacacatacacacacaccccaccccagTCTCTGCTGGCCTCCTTTCCCTGTCCAGTCCTGACATTGCTAATGATTCTCAGTGGGGCACAGGATAACGTGTGACAGAGGCAGCCAGACCAGGGCTGAGGGAGGGGGGTGGAAGTGGGGAAGATGGGGGGAGGCGCCGGGGAGGGGTTCAGGGATGGTGGTGGGTCATGGTCCTGCTTTCTGCATGGTGGAAGGTTGGAGGATGCTCAGATGTGGGGAAGATGGTAATGTATTACATTTAAGACAGGCATGACACGCTGAATCAGCCTGTGTTCAGATCACTGGCTGGgcgagagagtgggaggggaggtggggaagTAAACACAAaggaggagaaatggggagaAGAGGAAATGGAGGAGAGTAGTAGGAAATCATGTGTGATGGGAGAATTTAGCCCCAGGCATGGTGAATGTTTTGCTTATTTCTGTATAGTTAGGATATTTATAATTCAAATGGTAATTCCCCAGCATAGAATATCAAAGGTCCGTGTGTAAGATCTTTTTAACACAGAAAAAATAATGAATTAAATGCATATTTGGGCGAAAAGAAATTGCCGCCTGATTAAGAGTATTTATTGTTCCTCCTCACAGTGTATGTAATAATGAAGATAAAAGTGAGTCgtttatttttcattttatttcaatTCATATGAGCTTATCTCAAAGTAGCTTGTAAATTTCAATCAAAGTTAAGGTAACATTGTACATGATTAATTATATAAAGAGAATGCTTTGCTTGGTAGTCTGTATTTTTCAATAAGATTATGGACATTATTAATTACACATaacatgttgttatataaacgtttttttttacaattttaaaACAAAATATTGTTCAAACCTCAAAGGTCGGGAGGCTAATTTCCTCAAGCCGCTAAATTGCAATGGAATTCAGTAACTTCGTAACCATTTCAGATCCAATTGGTTTCATAAGGTGTCATCTTCAGAAGTTAGGTCAGGTTTATCAGTGATGTCACTCCTATTATTCTCTAACGTCACAGAGAAATTGGAGCAGCCTACAGAAGAGTCAGGTCTGTCATACTAGGCCTTGAGTTGGTAGCCGTAGGACTAACCTACAGATCTTCAGGCAGCTATGAGTACTCAGGCTGACATTTTTAAAGTTGAGGGTCTGTTATCATATGTCAGTGAAGTGAGGTAATGTTCTTGCTGACCAGAACCAATTGTTTTGGTTGGCTATATTTACCCGAACAGGAGTGCTAAGAGGGGACAGATTTACCAAGATCCGACGTTTTATTTTTGTATTCCGCGTATGAACCGTTTTAAACAAACGTTCGAAGAAATTTGGTCATTTCCCAGCTGCTGTTGTTTTAAACATTGGAATCGAACATATTCCTGTCTCCATAAGCTTCAGGGGAGGAACAAAATGCGTTAGGCcatattatgtcattatgtcgagtttgttttactccaatggaCTTTATGTACATGTAATCTCTTTCATTTCATTGGAATAAAAATATATGTCTGTTCTTTATTGCAATCTAATAATAAAGCGAATATTTACATTTTGTTATTTGGGTTTGTATATACTGTTTTTGCATGCATTTTTTTATTCTAACGTAAATTAATACAAAATACACATTTCATTTCCAGTCATTTTTAAACCTATTTCCAATATCAACATCTATTATCATTACTTTTCCTGTTCTTCAAAAACGTTCATTATTTCCTCCCTGCAGTCAAGTTTTAAAAAGTATTATGAGAAATGCCTATTATTAGTCATATAAAATGAACTATCTTCCTGGTATGTAAATAATAGTTTATAATTATGTATAAATGCATTTCATAACTGCCCATgtccaaatattttttttacttcgACTAAACCTTACCTTCAAATCAGGATGTTTCACAATGTATTTCAAACATTTGTCACAACAAAATGATAAGGCAATCTTTCTGTATCTGTCCAGTATCTCTCTGTAAACCACATACATTCCTTGATGCACATGTTGTTGGTCCGTCCAGAAGGCAAGTTTTGGtcgagaaaaatatatttttttgctacCCTCTTTAATTTTTTTATGTTCTATATCACCAAAATGTGTTATTTCGCTGGCTTAACACGGAAGCCCTAAATGTTATATATATAGAGGCCAAATTAACCATTTTTTATAACAGTATATGGTGTCCATTTCAAGGAAGGGGACGCCGAGAGACTGGGATAATTCGAGCCAACACGCCTACAGCATTCCCACATTCTCAGACACAATACGCTGACTACTCTATACATTGTCTGTTCGGGTAAACGATGTTAACTGCATCGTTATACAAACCATGCATTCGACCAGCAGGCCTACTTCAAGGCACCCCGATCTGTCATATAGACCAAACTATGTGCACAAAATATTTTAAATATAGGCAAAATGTTTGCCATATTAAAAATATGACTGAGTGACCAATGTCAAGGCTGCTTAGTGAGGGCTATTCGCGAAGAAATTCAACTCCTGTTTTGTGCCTATCTATAGCCTATGTTATGCATGATGTACGCCTATGATTTTACTTGTATCATTACCACAGAAAGGGGGAAATAATTGTCATTTTTACCATACTCCAAACCCTTAGGGCTATCATTCTCATCTCTTCTCAAGACTGCACTTTTCCCATCTCAACGCTCTTGCGCCAGGCACCTTGCGTTAAAAGCATCAGACAATTGGGCAAGTTAggtcatttaaaaacaaatacatgCAGTTTTCTTGACGGTAACGTTCAAGGGGAATAGTTAAAGTGTTGAATTGCCATCTACCAAATGCCTTTCTTGGTGCCTGTTATTTTTGCGTCACCCTCTGCCTTATCCAATGCAAACAACATTCGCTGGCGTGTCACAGGCATTGCTCCAAtccccctttatttaaccttatGGGACTGGTTGCACCCTCCCTCTTTCCGGGTTCCGTCATCACCTTCTCCCGCTGATCAGTGGAGCCAGTCTATTCTATAAGCGCGCTCACAGCCAACCTGCTAACATTCGCTGACACCCTCACGTTTCAGAGCCGGAGGAAATGGCCACGAGGACCGACGCATCGATATAGTCTTTCTTATTAGATGTAATTCAAAAGCTGTGCGTTGGAGGAATAGATTGCCTTCTGGAACTAATAATCTCTGTGCACCGTATTTAGATCACCTTGACAACCGGTCTCAGTGATTGACAGCAGGACCGATACATGCGAGTTGTTGATGCGCTTAAAAAAACTTTTATGAAACGAAGGTTCTACTTGGTCTTACCCGTTATGGTGATTTTTCCATTTCGGCTATTGCAATATTTTTTGTCTTGTTGAAAAATACACATCTTCACCTTGCTGCGGGTTTCTTCTTTATTGCCACTGCGGATTACAATTCTCAACTGGATGTAAGAGGCATCAACTTGATACACCACCTCTGCGGACTGACATTCCCTGTGTCTTACATTTTTATCTCCAAGACAGGCGCATGTCGATGGCGCAAAGGGTAGGCCTTAGTGCAGTTGCAATGTATCATTTCTTAGTTGACTTTAAACTTCTGCCTCATGTTGATCGAACCTAATTTACCCATAAATAATCTGGACAGGCTGAGAACATCTCAACGCTCCACATACAAGTAGCCTACAAGTTGAGCTTTCCTCAGCAGTCTGCTGCCTGCATTAGACTAGTTGTTCTGTTTTCCATGCATGGGACATTTGATTACATGAATGTTCACTGTCATTCTCATGAGTAAAGGCTTGTGTTTGGGGGATGTCTGTAGCCGACGATACATCCGTGATAGAAGCATACCAACTGACAGTCCACCAGTTTCTCACATGtaactctgtctttctccatccAGTACGATGAGCTGTCCCACTATGGTGTTGGGATGGACGGAGTTGGACTCCCGGCGTCCATGTATGGAGACCCGCATGCTCCCCGGCCGCTTCCGCAAGTACACCACTTGAACCATGGTCCGACTGCACATCCAACCCAGCACTATGGATCCCACGCACCCCACAACATCATGCCCAGCATGGGCAGCGTGGTGAACGACGCATTAAAAAGAGACAAAGATCAAATCTATGGGTGCGCATCAGAAATATTCAACATTAGTGTCTGCTAGGTTTTCTTATTCTTGTTAGACCTATACTCATAACATTTAGAAGTTAATGGGGTATTTACCGACATTTAGAGAAATTAGAACCAAATCCTAATTTGACATAGGCTACGTGCATAAATCGAGTTTATGTCAATGCCACATTTAGCAAATAATGTGTTTTACGGGTAAGATTGTGGCCCGTATCCTGAGTGGAGACACTTCACATTTATCAGCTATGCTAGGCTAAAAACAAATACAAGACACGGATTACCTTGAAACCTTAAATACAATACAGTCCACTTAAACAAAACGTGTATTTAACATTCCTGGTCTAATTGACGTTGATGTTTTGTCTGCATCATGTTGCAGTCACCCGTTGTTCCCTCTGCTCGCCTTGGTGTTTGAGAAGTGTGAGTTGGCGACCTGCACGCCCAGGGAGCCTGGAGTAGCGGGTGGCGATGTCTGCTCCTCAGACTCCTTCAACGAAGACATCGCTGTCTTTGCAAAACAGGTACTTGTGGTTTATGATAAGCCCTTTTTTTATGACCTAAACTATAGATAACGATAGGAATAGGGGGTTGTATAGCCTGCTTTAAACATTATCTGTGCTTTTAAACGTGAATAATATTTTCCTTTTTTTATGTTTGATAATtgatggacagatggatggattGTTTGATTGCTTGCCTGTTTGATTGATAGATTGATGGACTATCTGATTGATTGCGGTATGCAGACAATAGACTAATATGATGTTTTCTCTGTAGATACGGGCAGAAAAACCGTTATTTTCATCGAATCAAGAGGTGGACAATTTGGTAAGCcagttaacatttacatttacatttaagtcatttagcagacgctcttatccagagcgacttacaaattggtgcattcaccttatgacatccagtggagcagccactttacaatagtgcataaCTTGCATGTCCACTTTTTACGCATCAATTGCGCAGCTGGATAAATCGTGTCATATTGTCTTGTTTCACTTTGTTTAAATGCAACACGAAAATTCAGAACGTTCCATTGAAGGAGCAACAGGAAACGCAGACGAGTCGTGGTTAAAGGCCTATTTTGTTCCTCTGCAGCGGGTAGCCGCGGAGGTCCTTGCCTTGGGCATCCCAAAACCAGGGACTGTCTAGGAACCATTGCTCTGCTAAAGCATCTCTTTGATTAAGAAAATACATTGTTTTAATTTTCATACTGTAACATATGGCTACTTTACTGTATAGGCCTACAGTGTGCATTCATTCATTTATGGTGTTATTACATTGGCCTAGTTATTATTCATTAATGTATGGTGTTATTACATATGCCTAGTTACTAATCATTAATGTATGGTGTTATTACATATGCCTAGTTACTAATCATTAATGTATGGGCCTAGTTACTATTCATTAATGTATGGTTACATAGGCCTTCATTCATTAATGTATGGTGTTATTACATAGGCCTAGTTACTATTCATTAATGTATGGTGTTATTACATAGGCCTAGTTACTAATCATTAATGTATGGTGTTATTACATAGGCCTAGTTACTATTCATTAATGTATGGTGTTATTACATAGGCCTAGTTACTAATCATTAATGTATGGTGTTATTACATATCTATTCATTAATGTATGGTGTTATTACATAGGCCTAGTTACTAATCATTAATGTATGGTGTTATTACATAGGCCTAGTTACTATTCATTAATGTATGGTGTTATTACATATGCCTAGTTACTAATCATTAATGTATGGTGTTATTACATAGGCCTAGTTACTATTCATTAATGTATGGTGTTATTACATAGGCCTTATTACATAGGCCTAGTTACTATTCATTAATGTATGGTGTTATTACATAGGCCTAGTTACTATTCATTAATGTATGGTGTTATTACATAGGCCTAGTTACTAATCATTAATGTATGGTGTTATTACATAGGCCTAGTTACTATTCATTTGAGGCAAACATGTCAGCATGACTAAATCCTaaattctatgttctttttttccAGATGATCCAAGCTATTCAAGTATTGCGATTTCATCTTTTAGAATTAGAGAAGGTAAATTATGTTTTATTGTAAAACTTATATTTAATGCTTTACTCTTTGCTTTTttgttattatatattttttgtatgaACGTTATACAATCATTCAGAACAGCATAGCTTTAACTTCTTGAAGTGTAATATTTTACTCTAACACACATAGTCCTACGCATGGCTGTGGCACCGAGATCTTGTAAGGGTGCTGCTAACAGGAATTTTCATTGAATAGGTGCATGAGCTCTGCGACAACTTCTGCCATCGGTACATCAGTTGTTTGAAAGGCAAAATGCCCATCGACTTGGTCATAGACGATCGAGATGGCTGCAAATCTGACTTAGATGACCTGACGGGATCTTCCACAAATCTAGCAGATCACGTGAGTGTCTAGGCTTCGAAATTACATACTGGTGCTAATTCTTGCAAGGGGTGCTGCTAATAGCATGGTGTTTAGGATGTACAAAACTATATTTTCAGGATAATGGGCAATTTAGCATAATTGTGAGTCAGTTTAATATATAACCATTTTTAAACAGTTTTTAAAATAAATGGTCTAACATTGAATTTACTGGTTACTATTAAACAATTATTGTATTAATAACCTATCAACAAAAGAGTAATTCAATGCACCTACATGTCTGCAAAAAAGAGTGCTAAGGGTGATGTGTACTGAGGGAAGTTTCGTAGAGCTCTCATTGTCTTCTTAaaaagaggaggaatgagagaaggAATTGTTCCCCTTTTTCAGCACTATTGTACAAATCATCTATTTTATAGGTTGATGAGgaagatgaagatgatgatgatggtggtggtgatgatgatgaggatggtggtgatgatgatgaggatggtgGTGATGAGGATAATGGTGGTGATGAGgttgatgttgatgatggtggtgatgatgatgatgatgttgatgatgatgtggtgatgattaTTTAGTCTGTATGATGAAGAGTACAGCTGGATGTGTGTCCTGTTGGGGACTAGTGTTTGATTTTACACTTGAATGCTAAACCAATTGGATTACTATTGTCGGTAAAGAGGAGGGTCTTTGTCAATCCATGGGCCAATAGGGTGCCCCTACACGGGCTCTTTCTCCTCCCACATGTTGATTCTGATATCCTGGTTCCTTAATGACCCTCCGGTACTGGAGCAATGGCATGAACTTTGTGTTGGGGATTTTCCACATATTAGATTTCTGTCCTGTATACTAAGTAGgtttatttgaagaatctcaaatataaaatatttgtagctttatttaacacttttttggttacttcatgattccatatgtgttatgtcatagttttgatgtcttcactattattctacaatgtagaaaacccttgaatgagtaggtgttcgaaaacttttgaccggtagtgtaaatatatttttaattccattcctttacttagatatgtgtgtattgtgtgtattgttgtgaaattgttcgacattacttgttagatattactgcactgttggagctagaaacacaagcatttcgctacacctgcaataacatcttctAAACGCGTGTTTGTgatcaaataaaatgtgatttgatttgatatagtttACGTGTGAGAAGTTAATGACAAATCTTCAGGAGTTTAGAATTCTGTTCACTCTACCAGTTCTATTTCTACAGGGAAGGCAGCTAAACCTCTCATTGAGGGAGAGTACTACAGTATGTTGGTTGTCTATGTGACACACCAACTCTGCCTCTTTTTTGGAAATGTCTGAGGGAGTCCACAACCCAGCCTATATCCAAGAGAGAACAGCTCAATATTCGTGTTGATATCACAAACTTGCAGAGTAAGAAGACTCATCTGAGTTACGAGATGACTGGCTTGAAAAATGTGTGATTGAAGATCAGTTGGAATCAGTTGTCATAATTTATGATCTATTTGTATTATCTTAACTTCTCTGCCTTTATGGATCTTGGAAGATACATTTTAAAGAAGGATAGACCGTACTGTATCTGTAATTAATGTAATCTTAACAgctggggtgtgagtgagtaaaGAACCCCCTTCATTAGCTTGATAAATGTGGAAACACATGGCACTTTGAATGGGGACGCCACACAAACAGCTTTCTAATTACTGTGTGTTGGGATGGAAAAGGGGTCTGCTCGTCGAGCTCATCGAGAGGCCTCATTCACACTGCGCTGCCATTGTTGTTGTGATTATTCTTGTCGTTGGCTGAGCTCTTCATCTGAGCACCATCCGGCGAACAGCTGACGCCAAGAGGCTGAAGAGGTTGCTCTGCTGTTTGGCCCTCAGCTTTAGACTGTCTAAGTACCCTGGTCCCTGTGCATATATGGCCCAATAAATAGGTGTTCAGAGAGACCACTGGGCTTCAGAATCAGTCAAGACACCGGAGGatagaagaaagaaagaagtgtGGCAGGAGCTCTGGTGCTGATTGCTTTGGCTCTACAGTGTTAGCTAGAGTAGCTGAATATCAGCTttaacatttgattttgattttatttTGCCACCGTCTCAGTCTCAGGGAAAATGGTAATTTAGATTGTTGGGTTAATGGATTATGGATTTTTTTTGGACATATTCTATTTTCTTATTGACGACATGGTCATATTGTGCGCTGTGGTAAATTGgctgggtttgtgtgtgtttgagtgtgtaagtttgtgtgtgtgttagggagttACATTGACTTTCAGTTATGGCATACTGTATCCACTGTTCTCTAATGtgatctctttctttctttctttctttctttctttctttctttctttctttctttctctttctttctctttctttctctctctctctctctctctctctctctctctctctctctctctctctctctctctctctctctctcctctctctctcactctctctctctctctctctctctctctctctctctctctctctctctctctctctctctctctctctctctctctctctctctctctctctctctctctctctctctctctctctctctctctctctctctctcactccctctctctctctctctctctctctctcttctctccctcctctgctgtTGTGTGGTCGGGACGGGGGATATGTTGATGACCCTCTCTGTGGACCCCAGAACCCAGCGTCCTGGAGAGACCTGGATGACGCCCACTCCACGCCCTCCGTGGGCACCCCGGGGCCCTCCAGCGGGGGCCACATCTCCCAGAGTGGGGACAACAGCAGCGAACTCGGTAAGAGAACCACAGCTTCTCTTTAGACTCAACATCATATCAAAGGTTAACCTCAGTGCCGACCTCATACAAATGCAGTGGTCTTTTCTCTACTTGTGGGCTTTAGATGAATGATAAGCAGATCATAATGATAAGCAGTTATTGTTTCTCCATCCTTATCATTCAGATAATGTTGAGATAAGAGGTTGTTGTTGAATCAACAGCTAGTTTGTTGGGTTTTGATGGTGACTTTGTAGTTTTATCACTTATCCAGGTCAGGTGATAAAGTTCAAAAGTTAAATCTGATATGATGAGGGGAATTATTGCCAATTACTGGTTTTGCATGACTGTGTCCAGTATTGCTGTATAATAGCCTACTTGGCTTTCTGTCCGTGTGCCGGCTGTTCATTTGGCCTGTGATGAGCTCATTGGAGGATATAAGGGTTTTAtgacttgtttttgtttttctctccTATGGCCACAGTAAAAATAGAATAGACTTTAAAGCAACTTACCACCCTCTGCCCATCAGGCATCAATAGCAGTGCATTGAGCTAAACAATGGCAGGATGTTTTGCAAGACAAGAGCAATTCAGAGGATGAAAAGACAGTCAGAAACAAAGATTAAGTTTATTCCTGGTTCTGATTTTACCACAGTTTCTTCAGTTATCCTAACTATATGAAAAACATGTTCAACGAATTTCACTTAGCCTAGTATCCATGTCATGTTTAATGTCATTGTATGCCCTAACACAGTAAAACTGACTATGTGAATTGTATTGTCAGCAAAGTGAGGGGAAGTGGATGGTGTGAATGGCTTTTTCCTTGGTTCCTCTGgagttgtttattttttttaaacaaaagcgAGGGGACATCCAAAGTCCACGTCTCCCTGCCCTTTTGACCTGGGTAGAGAATGCATAGAGGCTGGGGAAGCACAATAACCCCTGCCGTGGAGCTGGGAAGGACAGAGCCACTTTATGTATGGAGGAACAAAGGGGAGTCCCAGTCCTCTGGTAGCAGGATCTGATGCTTCCCTGCCCACCTGCTGCTCCTCGTAGTCCTCCTGGGGACTGCTATGTTTTCATCCCTAGTTTTCATCCCTTGTTTCCATCCCTTTACTCATTAAAGGGGATGAGGAAAGTTAACACTTTTAACATCGGAAGGGACCTGGGGGCCAAAGCGGGGCCTTTATGTCAGTAGTGCAGGCCTGGCTATGAGATTACTGATGCTCTTCAAAGTACCTACTATGAGGGAGCTGCTATTGTCCTAATGGACATTAGTCATGGTTGTGTGGGCCAATGATAAAAGCCTTAAAAGGGGTAACCTACAGTCTTATCTAATGGGGGAGAATTGTGGTTAGTATGGTTAGTATCAACCACAGGTTATGGCTTAGTGGCTATGTTAGCCATGTAGCTAACCGCCACCCCATTGGCTTATGTAGTCTTTGGTTGTTCTCTTGTAAGGTGTGTGATATGCAGAGGGGAATGTCTTTGATTCCAGCTCCCCCGGAGTGACTCTCAGATagatagagaacagagacagtTCTAAAAGGGATGAGCTATCCTAGGAATGTTTTTTCGGGGCGGGGCTTGGAATATCCATCATAAAAAAAGGAAAGGAAGCCAAGGGGAACTAGCTCCTGTGAAGCCGCTGTACACTAGCGTTTACAAAGAGGGGAATGCAGCGCAGGAAGAAACAGGATGCAGTCAGTGCATCTTTTTGTCTCCTCCGGATACCACTTAAAATGGAATCCAGAACTGCTGGTGGTGACATACCAATGACACTCCAGGCTAATGTCCCCATATAATCTGTGACAAGATGCTCTCACAAATAACAAGGGAGAGAGGCACAAGAACTAGAATTTTTCATCATAATCGAGCCCTTACACTCCAAATCAATAGGATAAAGGCCTCTGGGAGGAACGATTCTAGATCTATTCATCAACATCAGTATAGGATTCCCAGTGTCTTGGAAAGCTTCCAGACAACATCTCCCATTTAGCAGTGTGCATCATGGGTAATAACAGGAGGGGCTGAGAAGTGTCATTGGTGATGGATCAGGTCCAGGTGAGCTCATTAGGCAAGCTGCATTGGGTTCCCATCACTGATGCAGCCCGGAATACAGCAATCAGTTCTGTTAGCTAATAGCCAACCCTGCACTTTGTCTGATATGGCCATGTCATCATGTGGATTCTCTTGCCTCATCTAGTTGTCCCAGTTTATACCTAACTGTAGGAGCACTGGTCGCTGATGTTGTTGATGAGAGAGCGGAAGAGAAAGggaaaaagaggagagacagatagg is from Oncorhynchus gorbuscha isolate QuinsamMale2020 ecotype Even-year linkage group LG14, OgorEven_v1.0, whole genome shotgun sequence and encodes:
- the LOC123995360 gene encoding homeobox protein Meis2-like, which gives rise to MSMAQRYDELSHYGVGMDGVGLPASMYGDPHAPRPLPQVHHLNHGPTAHPTQHYGSHAPHNIMPSMGSVVNDALKRDKDQIYGHPLFPLLALVFEKCELATCTPREPGVAGGDVCSSDSFNEDIAVFAKQIRAEKPLFSSNQEVDNLMIQAIQVLRFHLLELEKVHELCDNFCHRYISCLKGKMPIDLVIDDRDGCKSDLDDLTGSSTNLADHNPASWRDLDDAHSTPSVGTPGPSSGGHISQSGDNSSELGDGLDNSLASPGTGDEDDLDKKRQKKRGIFPKVATNIMRAWLFQHLTHPYPSEEQKKQLAQDTGLTILQVNNWFINARRRIVQPMIDQSNRSVGQGTAYSPDGQPMGGFVLDGQQHLGIRPGGPMGGMGMNMGMDGQWHYM